The Nicotiana tabacum cultivar K326 chromosome 14, ASM71507v2, whole genome shotgun sequence genome contains a region encoding:
- the LOC142168942 gene encoding uncharacterized protein LOC142168942, with amino-acid sequence MRTWTLYTDGSTNVKGGGLGICLISPSGEIVKQAIKYDPITNNEVEYEAVIAGLELTKGMGIDQIEIKSDSQLVINQIQGNYVAREILQQYLEKVQNLLHQFRVWKAIHITREENAEIDALANLGSLAHGSKYRKCNHGEFIPLTSRSN; translated from the coding sequence ATGAGGACTTGGACTCTATACACTGATGGATCTACAAATGTAAAGGGAGGAGGTTTGGGTATTTGCTTGATTTCACCTTCAGGGGAAATTGTTAAgcaagcaataaaatatgaccCTATTACTAATAATGAAGTCGAGTATGAGGCAGTAATTGCAGGTTTGGAGCTTACAAAAGGGATGGGAATTGATCAGATtgaaatcaagagtgattctcagcTTGTGATAAATCAAATACAAGGGAATTACGTGGCTAGAGAAATACTGCAGCAATACTTAGAAAAGGTTCAAAACTTGTTGCATCAATTCCGAGTGTGGAAAGCCATTCATATTACAAGAGAGGAGAATGCAGAGATTGATGCATTGGCAAATCTGGGATCACTAGCCCACGGGTCAAAATACAGAAAATGCAATCATGGTGAATTTATTCCACTCACCAGTCGATCAAACTaa
- the LOC107786100 gene encoding uncharacterized protein LOC107786100 has product MKNREETSKPPLPKRMVNVITRGEEVNGVIYTAAERTTKITVTHEKWIRQVLEGEHIAFNHEDTDGLFIPHNDALVISLLVHDTNVKWVLIVPSSSITFIIITVVNEMQAIDRVIPKAWSLSRFDNSSVITKREITLCTFAEGVVKDTKFQVVDANMNYNMILGRPWIHDMDAIPSTLHQVIKFPSQWGIYQIRSDQRETRETNTVVVASGTTKDGDKK; this is encoded by the coding sequence ATGAAAAATAGGGAAGAGACATCGAAGCCCCCTTTACCAAAGAGGATGGTAAATGTAATAACTAGGGGTGAGGAGGTTAATGGAGTAATATACACAGCAGCAGAAAGAACAACCAAAATCACAGTGACCCACGAGAAGTGGATTCGACAAGTCTTAGAGGGAGAGCACATAGCATTCAACCATGAGGATACCGATGGCTTGTTCATCCCTCACAATGATGCGCTGGTAATCTCTTTACTTGTTCATGATACTAATGTCAAAtgggttttgattgttccaagTAGCTCTATCACTTTTATAATTATAACAGTGGTCAACGAGATGCAAGCAATTGATCGAGTAATACCTAAGGCTTGGTCTTTGTCTaggttcgacaattcaagtgtcaTAACAAAGAGAGAAATTACGTTATGCACTTTTGCCGAGGGTGTAGTGAAAGATACCAAATTTCAAGTGGTGGATGCAAACATGAATTACAACATGATTTtagggaggccatggattcatgatatggatgCAATACCATCAACTTTACATCAGGTTATCAAATTCCCATCACAATGGGGAATTTATCAGATCAGGTCAGACCAACGAGAAACACGAGAAACTAATACGGTTGTTGTGGCAAGTGGAACGACCAAAGACGGGGATAAAAAATAG